Proteins encoded by one window of Cucurbita pepo subsp. pepo cultivar mu-cu-16 chromosome LG14, ASM280686v2, whole genome shotgun sequence:
- the LOC111810291 gene encoding BTB/POZ domain-containing protein DOT3-like codes for MNCEKLSLDACVHAAQNDRLPLRTIVQVLFSEQVKMRSAMQEKEKAPNSDNSDQDENHLSTDREIKNLKAELESVKAQMAELQSDYSELQQEYEKLNNKQKNVTGWGFGWKKIKNSFHTRVDGDEPAHRRSSQTSSRMSLRRRLSLT; via the exons ATGAACTGTGAGAAACTGTCGCTTGATGCTTGTGTGCATGCTGCACAAAATGATCGACTGCCTCTAAGAACTATAGTTCAG GTTCTTTTCTCAGAGCAAGTGAAGATGAGGTCAGCAATgcaagaaaaggagaaagcaCCTAATAGTGATAACTCAGATCAAGATGAAAACCACTTATCAACAGACAGAGAGATTAAAAACCTCAAGGCAGAACTCGAGAGCGTGAAGGCACAGATGGCAGAGCTGCAAAGTGACTACTCAGAGCTGCAACAAGAGTATGAAAAACTAAAcaacaaacagaaaaatgtAACAGGTTGGGGATTTGGTTGGAAGAAGATAAAGAATTCCTTCCACACAAGAGTTGATGGAGATGAACCTGCCCATCGGAGATCCAGCCAGACTAGTTCTCGAATGAGCTTAAGACGAAGATTATCACTGACCTGA